ATAGCCGAGATAAGCCTCATCATATCGAGTGAAATCAATGTGGAGATTTAACGCCACAGAACTCAAAATCCCGCCAAAGAATAATACTACCAAAAATACATGAATCATTTTCAACCATCTTAAACCCTTCGGTCCTATCTTTCTCATGTTGCTTCCTCCAATCTATTAATCGTCTCTCATTATAGTGGTTGGAAAATAGATTCATAATGAGCCACAGCCTTAATGTGTGCTACGGCTGTGGTCGTATTTTTGGCAAAAAAAGAGCAACAGCCGTGGGTGGCTGTTGCCTATGGCAAAGAATCATCACAAAATCCGTGGATGGCCGTTGCCTGTGACAAGGAATCATGACAAAATCCGTTTCTCTCCCTCAAGGGCTTGGATCGGATTGATATTCTGCGTGAATTCGAGCGTACCGATATATTGATTGTTCTCATCGCGGACCGCGAAGTAGCGGATGTAGACGAATTTGTCGCGAACTTTGATCCAGAAATCCTCGGTATCTTTTTTGCCTGATTTGAAGTCCCTCAGCAAGTCCTCGACGACATGGACGCTTCTTGGCGGGTGGCAATTCTGGACAGTGCGCCCAATGACGGCTTTGGTCCTTGCAAATATCCGTTCTTTTCCGTGTGAGAAGTAGCGGACCACATCGTCCTGGTCGATGAAGGTGATGTCGACTGGCAAGTGGTTCAACAGCAGTTCGAGCTGCTTCAATGACAGGATGCCTGTCTCCATTTTGATATAGCCTTCAGAAATTGCATCGGCGTCAAGGTGTTTTCGGGCAGGCTTCCATTCCTCAGTTGGTGATGTCAGACAATAGCCGATCTCGTCGCTTTCATGGGCGATTTTCACCCATTCATCCTCCGTGAAGTTTTGCAGTGCCATCGGGAAGAGGATGTTTTCCTCCCTGTAAATCATTTCACTCACTTCCCTGAGGACAAACTGGACCTCTTCAATCACGCCATTTTTATCTCCATCATAGTTGGATAGCTTTTTCTTTGCCAGTTTGATTCCGTCACGGATGAAATCGTCGATCCGCCACATATTCGTTGTCGGTCCGTAGATCCCGTACTTCTCCAGGTAAGGGAAGATCAAATTTTCCTTGCGGCTGTAGTGCTTGTCAATGTCATATAGCAGGTTGCAGTCCTCTAGCAGAAGGTTGATATTTTCAGCGCTGTCTTCTATAGCAAATTGTTCAAGATGGACGCGAAGCCGATTTTGTAAAAGCTGCTCAATCTCACGGTTTTCCATTTCGAATGTATGGACAGGGTGCCCGGGCTGGTTTTCTGGACCGTACACGGAATCATTCTCTTCTATTGCTCCTTTAAAAAGGTCGGAGTGTGCTGCATAAATACGCTGCATTTCCGTAACGGATATATCGCCGTCGATCAACTCGACATGCTGTAGGCCGGCAATTTCCTCGATCGTTATTTTTCCAATAAAAGCATCAAAGTGAGCCTTGACCTCATTCACATTTTTCCCATCATGCAGATCTTTGAAAAGCTGCTTTAAAGTTGCCTTGCGTTTCGCAGGATCCATTGCTTTCAATTCACGATTATTTATCATTTCACTCATGATTATATTTCCTCCTAGAGTGTGTATAGGTAATAACTGATAATGTTTCTCATGATAAAAATAACACTTATCCAAACACAAAGAAGTGATACAAATCATTCCTGGCGATTTTTTTAAGTAAAGTTTTTAGGTTATGATGGAACGAGTGATAAAAACCAAGGTTTGGGCAGAATACCTGGCAGTAAAGGAAGAAATCAACTTCGCGATCATGGAAATCCTCGAAGAAGAAGGAGTTTTCGTCGCATTCCCAAGCCGGACACTTTATGTGAAAACACAGGGGGAGTCTGCGAAGAGGGTTGCAGAGTCTATATAGCAGAAAAAGAGAAGCCGTGGAGAATGAACTGCTCCCCGTCAAGTAGACAGTGGAAATAATAAAAACAATCTAGGCGGCTTTAGCCCTGAATTCTAAGGGGCTAAGGCCGTTTAATCTTTTTTGGTAACGTTCATGATTATAAAAGTATATGTACTCATCAATCGCCGCAGAAAGCTCTTCAAAGGTCTTATATTTCTCCATGTAATATTTCTCGCTTTTCAGTGATCCCCAAAAGGATTCCATTGGACCATTGTCAATACATCTTCCGACTCGGGACATACTTTGAGTCATCTGTGCTTGATCTATTCTTTGTTTAAATCCAAAATGGGTATACTGAAAGCCCCTGTCGCTATGTATAAGTGGGCGGTCACCATTCAGTAGGGCCGTGGCCTGATCCAGCGTATCAAACACCAGTTTATTGTTGTTGGAATGTCCAAATACGTAACTAACGATGGCTCCATCATGTAAGTCTTTAATTGCACTCAAATAAGCCTTTTTTGCTTCTCCATACTTGAACTCAGTCACATCAGTTACCCATTTCTCATTAGGACTTTCGGCTTGGAAATTACGGTCTAACACGTTTTCTGCGACGTGTTGAGGGGTTGACTTTTTATATCGATTTTTCTTTTTCCGAATAACGCTTTGAATGCCGACAATCTTCATCAGCCTATAGATTCGCTTTTCATTGAAGCTCTTGCTCAACCTTCTATTCAAAGTCATCGTAATCCTGCGGTAGCCGTAGATTCCTTTAACCTCCTCATGGAGAGCCTTCATTTCTTCTACAAGTATCACATTCTGACATTCACGCTTGGAAGGTGTTCGCTTCAGCCATTTATAATATGCAGACCTGGCCAACCCCGCAATTTCACAAAGCATAACGAAAGAGAATCCTTCTTCTTCGTGAAGTTCCTTGATAGCGATATATTTCTCCTCAAGGCGTATCTGGCTTATCTTCGCCTCCTTTCGATCTCCTCTAACTTTTTTAGGAATAAGTTCTCTGCGCGTAATCGCTCATTTTCACTCGCAAGCCTCTTCATCTCCAATTTCATCTTCTGTTCTGGGGAGAGTTCAACTTCTTCCTTTTTCCTCCCTCGCTTATCCCGAAGGGCTTCTTCGCCGCCATCCTCATACTTTTTAACCCATTGATATACTTGTTGGTAAGAGACCTTAAAGGTCTCAGCTGCCTTCTGATAATCCTTGCCGTTCTCAAGGCAATAGAGCACAATCTCTTTTCGTTCATTTATGGTAGTGTTTCTTCTAGTCATAGTGTTTGTCCTTCCTTTGGAAGTGTCCTTTAATTCTCTATGACTATTATACTTGTTAATCCATTTCTGGAGGACTCGTCTACATGAGATTTCATACTTTCTGATAACATCATTTTGAGAGTAGTCCCCACTAAGATAGTCCTGTACAGCCGCCAGCTTAAGTTCCTTAGAATACCTCTTCCAGGTAGAAGACTTCTTTAATCCTTCTGCTCCGTATTTTTCATACCTGTAGACCCAATCATAAATTGCATGATCATTTACTTTGTATATAAACTTCAGCTCTGAAATAGAATGGCTACCCTTTTTTAACGCCTCTACGATCTTGATTTTATCTTGGAATGAATATGTCCTTTTTGACATAAAAAATACTCCCCTTTAAGTAAACAGATTTTTATTTTTTAATCTGTCTACCTAAAGGGGAGCATATCAGAATCCCGGCTTCTCTTTGTGTAAACAGTTGTTAAGAGCATTGATCTTAGAAGGGATTAATGCCCTTTTTATTGAATACTACTAAGAATCCGAAGGTGTTTAAAACAGTATGTTGAATATGCCTATCATTACTTACTGACAATAAAAAATTTGTGTGAGTAGACAAAGAGGAGAATCAATATGGAAATAGTATATTTTGCGGGCGGATGTTTATGGGGAGTACAAGCTTTTATCAAAACTTT
The window above is part of the Mesobacillus jeotgali genome. Proteins encoded here:
- a CDS encoding DUF438 domain-containing protein, encoding MSEMINNRELKAMDPAKRKATLKQLFKDLHDGKNVNEVKAHFDAFIGKITIEEIAGLQHVELIDGDISVTEMQRIYAAHSDLFKGAIEENDSVYGPENQPGHPVHTFEMENREIEQLLQNRLRVHLEQFAIEDSAENINLLLEDCNLLYDIDKHYSRKENLIFPYLEKYGIYGPTTNMWRIDDFIRDGIKLAKKKLSNYDGDKNGVIEEVQFVLREVSEMIYREENILFPMALQNFTEDEWVKIAHESDEIGYCLTSPTEEWKPARKHLDADAISEGYIKMETGILSLKQLELLLNHLPVDITFIDQDDVVRYFSHGKERIFARTKAVIGRTVQNCHPPRSVHVVEDLLRDFKSGKKDTEDFWIKVRDKFVYIRYFAVRDENNQYIGTLEFTQNINPIQALEGEKRILS
- a CDS encoding IS3 family transposase (programmed frameshift), giving the protein MSKRTYSFQDKIKIVEALKKGSHSISELKFIYKVNDHAIYDWVYRYEKYGAEGLKKSSTWKRYSKELKLAAVQDYLSGDYSQNDVIRKYEISCRRVLQKWINKYNSHRELKDTSKGRTNTMTRRNTTINERKEIVLYCLENGKDYQKAAETFKVSYQQVYQWVKKYEDGGEEALRDKRGRKKEEVELSPEQKMKLEMKRLASENERLRAENLFPKKVRGDRKEAKISQIRLEEKYIAIKELHEEEGFSFVMLCEIAGLARSAYYKWLKRTPSKRECQNVILVEEMKALHEEVKGIYGYRRITMTLNRRLSKSFNEKRIYRLMKIVGIQSVIRKKKNRYKKSTPQHVAENVLDRNFQAESPNEKWVTDVTEFKYGEAKKAYLSAIKDLHDGAIVSYVFGHSNNNKLVFDTLDQATALLNGDRPLIHSDRGFQYTHFGFKQRIDQAQMTQSMSRVGRCIDNGPMESFWGSLKSEKYYMEKYKTFEELSAAIDEYIYFYNHERYQKRLNGLSPLEFRAKAA